In Mobula hypostoma chromosome 10, sMobHyp1.1, whole genome shotgun sequence, a single genomic region encodes these proteins:
- the LOC134352683 gene encoding apoptotic chromatin condensation inducer in the nucleus-like isoform X2 — protein sequence MENEPGAECDPSALPPQQLSEEGLPEGDKRESTVPKAFKRKISVVSASKVGPVSSGDSDSSQPARKRRWGSSTVATQKKPSISITTESLKNLMPEMKPALGAVPSPGQEVVVELHPDDARISEEEGERAEEKGSQDRGLKIRRTVTQVVTAEGPENGKDDDRDEEEEEEEEEEETQAKEPEVLPPVEPEVPPAVEVELKKVTPSETVVRRSISQQKTGMSVTIDDPVRPAQNPSPPRGKTSLIVHICNLVRPFTLGQLKELLNRTGTLVEEGFWIDKIKSHCYATYSCIEEAIATRNSLHGVKWPASNPKFLAVDYAEQDELDFHKGLKVERPLEPKAEEARGELRDHERAARELWAEREREMERRERTRSEREWDRDKVREYEAKEGGRARSRSRSRERRRKDRPKSKEKRSERKEKVPEEPPAKLLDDLFRKTKAAPCIYWLPLTVEQIVRKEMERADRAREREKRRKEQEEEERKREEERKERAKERAKEREKEAERGRESERKREHSRGRERRETKRHSRSRSTSRRDHSRR from the exons AGCACAGTGCCAAAGGCCTTCAAGAGGAAGATCTCGGTGGTTT CCGCCAGTAAGGTTGGGCCAGTGAGCAGTGGGGACTCGGATAGCAGCCAGCCCGCCCGCAAACGGCGGTGGGGATCCAGTACCGTGGCCACACAGAAGAAACCCTCCATCAGCATCACCACAGAGTCCCTGAAG AACCTGATGCCGGAGATGAAACCGGCGCTGGGGGCCGTGCCCAGCCCGGGCCAGGAAGTGGTGGTGGAGCTGCACCCAGACGATGCCCGCATCTCCGAGGAAGAGGGCGAGAGGGCCGAGGAAAAGGGCAGCCAGGACCGGGGACTGAAGATACGGCGCACTGTTACGCAG GTGGTGACAGCGGAGGGTCCAGAGAACGGAAAGGACGATGATCGggatgaggaggaggaagaggaagaggaggaggaggagacacAGGCGAAGGAGCCTGAGGTGCTTCCCCCGGTGGAACCCGAGGTTCCTCCTGCCGTGGAGGTTGAGCTCAAGAAGG TAACTCCGAGTGAAACAGTCGTGCGGCGTTCAATAAGCCAACAGAAGACGGGGATGTCGGTGACAATCGATGATCCAGTGCGGCCGGCGCagaacccctccccaccccgagGGAAGACCAGTCTCATCGTACACATCTGTAACCTG GTGCGACCGTTCACCCTGGGGCAGCTCAAGGAGCTGCTGAACCGGACTGGAACCCTGGTGGAAGAAGGGTTCTGGATTGACAAGATCAAGTCACACTGCTACGCAACG TACTCCTGCATCGAAGAGGCAATTGCCACTAGGAATTCTCTGCACGGAGTGAAGTGGCCAGCGTCAAATCCCAAATTCCTGGCGGTGGATTATGCAGAGCAGGATGAG CTGGACTTCCACAAAGGCCTGAAGGTGGAGAGGCCGTTGGAGCCGAAGGCGGAGGAGGCACGCGGCGAACTGCGGGACCACGAGCGGGCAGCCCGCGAGCTGTGGGCCGAGAGGGAGCGGGAGATGGAACGGCGGGAGAGGACGCGCTCCGAACGGGAGTGGGACCGCGACAAGGTGCGGGAGTACGAGGCCAAGGAGGGAGGCAGGGCACGTTCCCGCTCCCGATCCCGGGAACGCCGGCGCAAGGACAGACCCAAGTCTAAGGAGAAGAGGAGCGAGAGGAAAG AGAAAGTTCCGGAGGAGCCCCCAGCCAAACTGCTGGACGACCTGTTCCGTAAAACAAAAGCAGCCCCCTGCATTTACTGGCTCCCGCTGACCGTCGAGCAG ATCGTGCGTAAGGAGATGGAGCGAGCGGACCGCGCCCGAGAGCGGGAGAAGCGGCGgaaggagcaggaggaggaggagaggaagcgGGAGGAGGAGCGGAAGGAACGAGCCAAGGAGCGGGCCAAGGAACGGGAGAAGGAGGCGGAGCGGGGCCGCGAGTCCGAGAGGAAGCGGGAGCACAGCCGGGGTCGGGAACGccgggagaccaagagacacagccGGAGCCGCAGCACGTCCAGGCGAGACCACAGCCGGCGCTGA